CAGTCGTCGTCGTAGACGAACGTCGGGTCCATGCGTGGGCGTGTGGCCGCCGGCCCTATCCATCCCTCGATTCCCCGCTGCTCGACGCCGACTTCATGTCCTCCCCGCGTCATCGTCCAGTATGTCGGTGCGCTCCCGCCTCTCTCCGCTCGATCCGATTGCAGCCGTCTCGGTCGTCGTCGCCGTCGCCCCGGTGGGCTACCTCCTCGGGTGGCTGTTCGTCGTCCACCTCCTCCCGCTTCCGACGGCGGTCTGGTTGTCGACCGTCGTGGTGTCGGCGGTGGCGCTGCTGGTGGCTAGCCTTCAGTCGACCACAGTGTCTTGACTCGCTGTGCTATCGCCGTGAAGACCGTCCCGTACACGTCAAGCGGGTGTAGTGAGGGGAGTTCGAGATCGACGATTTCGGTCGCGGATGGCGGTTCGTGGAAATGCAATCGGGTGTTGTGTGCGTTCGGATGTCGGTCCCAGCGACATTCCCAGTGGTCTCTATCGTTGTGTTCCTCGACATAGTGGAGCGAAAAATAACCTGTGGTGAACCATCGGATGTCGAGTCGACCTGCCGTCACCGAATCCGGATAGCGCCCCGCATCGAGGTATCCACGAAGCAGACGAGGTTCGTATACGTCCAGATCGAACGTCGTGTCGACGACGAGTGCGTCCGACGCCAAATGTCGCTCCAGAAGAAACAGCGTCTGTCGATCCAGTGGTCCCATCGATTCAGGAGCTGTATCGTCCGGTGGGTGGCTCATCTACGCTGGAAGCAGGTGGCCATCGTTCTGGGCAAGTTGACGAGCGAGTTCGTACAGCTGGATATCCCTGACCACGCCCTGCCACTCACTAATCGTCGTCATCCGTTCGTGGATCGTCTCGTGATCGTCGTGACCGAAGGCGGACACCGCACTCGGGTCTGTCGTCCCGAACTGCGTTTCGTACTCTGCGCGTTGCTCTTCGAGCGGTTTCACGCGGTCGATAATCTCTTCGACAGAGAGTTCCGTCGCGATCCGGCTGGCGTCCTGCCACTCGAGGTAGCCTTCGTTGCGTTCATATCTCGCCGGGCGACTCTCCCGATTCGCGCGGCCGATACCCATCTCGGCTAAGCGTTCGAGATGCTTTTTTGCGGCATTCGAAGAGTAATCTGCACGCTCTGCAATCTCCGTGTACGTCATTGGCGACGTGATTCCGAGGAGGATGTCGTGAACCGCCTCGGGGTCAAGCCCCGAGGCTTCCCGTGGTTTAATTAGACACTCCCACTCGACCATCGGCAGGGTAGCCTCGAACGGTTGGGTGGGTCACGGTCGGGGCGTTCACAGCCCCCGATGCCTGCCGTCGCACCGTCCGAACAACGGGAAGGCTGTTGAGAGCAGGCACATTCCAATCGAGTTTCTTCACACCTTTCACGGCGATGTTTACGCTTGCACCACGGTCGCTGTGGTCTTGATGCTCACAGTCCCGACACTTGAATC
This window of the Haloplanus rubicundus genome carries:
- a CDS encoding winged helix-turn-helix domain-containing protein, which codes for MVEWECLIKPREASGLDPEAVHDILLGITSPMTYTEIAERADYSSNAAKKHLERLAEMGIGRANRESRPARYERNEGYLEWQDASRIATELSVEEIIDRVKPLEEQRAEYETQFGTTDPSAVSAFGHDDHETIHERMTTISEWQGVVRDIQLYELARQLAQNDGHLLPA